The genomic DNA GGAGGACGCCCGTTTCGTGAGGGTCCTCCGCGAGGACGGCATGCCCTCCTACCGTGCCACCTACACCGCCTATGACGGCCGGCGCATCAGCTCGTGCATGCTCGAAAGCGATGACCTGTGCTATTTCGAGATGACCCCCCTGCGCGGACCGGCCGCCACCAACAAGGGCATGGCCCTGTTCCCCCGGCCGGTGGGCGGGCGCCGGCTCGCGCTGTGCCGATCCGACGGCGAGACCCTCGGCCTGACCGCGCTGGACCGGCACAACAGGTGGGGGCCGCCGACGCCGATCCACCTTCCCCGCAGCGGCTGGGAACTGATCCAGGTCGGCAACTGCGGCTCTCCCCTGGAGACCGAGTCCGGCTGGCTCGTCCTCACCCATGGCGTCGGACCGATGCGCCGCTACGCCATCGGCGCGCTGCTGCTCGACCTGCACGAGCCGCAGCGCGTCATCGCCGAGCTACCCGGCACGCTCCTCACTCCCGGCGACACCGAACGTGAAGGCTACGTGCCCAACGTCGTCTATTCCTGCGGGGGTCTGCTGCACGCGGATGCCCTGTGGCTGCCGTACGGAGCGAGCGACACCCGGATCGGATTCGCCCACGTGGCCCTCACCACCCTCATGGCGGCGATGCGCCCGCCCCGCGGGGACGGCTGAGGCGAGGAGGCCGGGTCAGCCGTTCCGGGGAGCCGCCCCGGACTGGGCGAGAACGTGCGCGAGAGCGCCGAGCGCGGCCGGGTAGACGTGCTCGCGCGGCGTGCCGTACCCGACGATGATCGCCTGCGGGTGGTCACCGGCATGGTGCCAGTGGTCGCCCAGTCCGCCCAGGGCCAGGCCGTACGCCGAGGCTCGGCCGAGCACCTCCCGTTCACCGGGTCCGCCGGCGGGCAGGCTGATCATCGCGTGCAGCCCGGCCGCGACCCCGTGGATGGCGAGGCCGGGGACGGCGCCGAGGCGGGCCAGCAGGAGATCGCGGCGGCGCCGGTAGCGCAGCCGGCAGGCGCGGATGTGCCGGTCGTAGCCGTGGGTGGCGATCAGGTCCGCGAGGGCCAGCTGCCCGATCACCTCGGTGTGGTGGTCAAGGTGCAGCTTGGCGTCCACCACCGGTCCGACGAGATGGTGCGGCAGCACCATCCAGCCCAGGCGCAGTGCGGGGCCGAGGGTCTTGGACGCACTGCCCACGTAGGCGACGTGGTCGGGCGCCATGCCCTGGAGCGCGCCGACGGGCTGGCGGTCGTAGCGGAACTCGCCGTCGTAGTCGTCCTCGACGATCAGGCCGTCGTGGACACGTGCCCATTCGGTGAGCGCGTGGCGGCGGGCCGGGTGCAGGGTGACGCCGGTCGGATACTGGTGGGCCGGGGTCACCACCACCGCTCCGGCCTTCCGGTGACCGCCCAGCAGGTCGGCACGGACTCCGTGGTCGTCCACCGGGAGCGCCACGACGGCCGGCCCGGCCCGCCGGACCACCTCCCGGTGGAAGCCCAGACCCGGATCCTCCATGGCCACCTCGGTCACCCCCGCGGCGCCGAGCACGCCGGTCAGCAGGGCCAGGGCCTGGACGTAGCCGGAGGTGACCACGATCTGCTCGGGAGTCGTGAGCACACCCCTGGTCCGTCCCAGGTATTCGGCCAGCGCGGCGCGGAGCTCGGTCCGGCCGCGCGGGTCGCCGTAGCCGTACGTCTCGGCCGAGGTCGCGGCGAGCGCGCGGCGGACGGATCGCAGCCATGCCGCCGAGGGGAACGCGCCCACGTCGGGACTACCCGGCCGCAGGTCGTACCGGGGCACGGCGGCATCCGGCCGGCCCTGTCCCGGTACGGCGGGGCCGCCCGGCGAACCCTGCGGCAGCGCGGCGTCCGGCGGTGGGCCGGACCCGGACGCGGTAGGGACCGGCCGGGTGGACGGCACCGGTTCGGGGCGCGCGAAGTCGGCGACCATGGTCCCGGATCCCCGGCGGGCGGTCAGGTAACCCTCGGCGATCAGCTGATCGTAGGCCGCGCTCACCGTGCCGCGGGCCAGGCCGAGCTCGACGGCCAGCTTGCGCGTCGAGGGCAT from Streptosporangium sp. NBC_01756 includes the following:
- the pdxR gene encoding MocR-like pyridoxine biosynthesis transcription factor PdxR, giving the protein MSEFWTTFGVDLYLEVDTATGRRSGLEHALRDAIRTGRLAPQARMPSTRKLAVELGLARGTVSAAYDQLIAEGYLTARRGSGTMVADFARPEPVPSTRPVPTASGSGPPPDAALPQGSPGGPAVPGQGRPDAAVPRYDLRPGSPDVGAFPSAAWLRSVRRALAATSAETYGYGDPRGRTELRAALAEYLGRTRGVLTTPEQIVVTSGYVQALALLTGVLGAAGVTEVAMEDPGLGFHREVVRRAGPAVVALPVDDHGVRADLLGGHRKAGAVVVTPAHQYPTGVTLHPARRHALTEWARVHDGLIVEDDYDGEFRYDRQPVGALQGMAPDHVAYVGSASKTLGPALRLGWMVLPHHLVGPVVDAKLHLDHHTEVIGQLALADLIATHGYDRHIRACRLRYRRRRDLLLARLGAVPGLAIHGVAAGLHAMISLPAGGPGEREVLGRASAYGLALGGLGDHWHHAGDHPQAIIVGYGTPREHVYPAALGALAHVLAQSGAAPRNG